The region GTCCACTgacaagacacaaaataaaatttaaaaaaaacgctCCGCTCTGAGTAGTAAATAAcagtaaatgagcatttaacgacaacctAATGTTAtacaaacacagccacaaaaacaatgttagctcgctaacatacctctgatcaagtggtcgctacagacacgggcatcagcagactctgctcctcccgactgCAGAGGCAGATTTAAAATCCACTCTTTAcgtacatttctcacctttgtgaacgacaattttcggtactctataaaacATCTTTCCCTTTTCTCGATTAGAatgattggagcagccgtaaacgccacaaaacatgggcattttgattatttcagacggcagatCCTAAGCTTCACTTTCTGCCATTCATCTGAATTTTCCGCTCtcgctttgtcgcgatgcagcTATGTGAGTGAcatcacgtgaatcaacagagcaggccatagacatatactagagatgtaacgattaatcgtaaggcagttaaaaatcgattcataggtatcacggttgatatcgattttctgaaaattgaatcgcagtactttttttaaccagcagagggcgctatccacaagtgtaggcggcgggcagagtctgctaatactttctttctggctgccttctactcttaaatatgttaataaatgattcattgcccctttagcaccgaaagaatatctgtaatattacttgaatatctgtaaaagtcacgtttttctattagctctgtctgctagcatagcttctcttcttcgctgcaagatatctgcatgccaaccgatcactctgttaccagcgccctctgctggtccaaacaaatatgacgtaaatcagtgcaatcacggtttttttttttttttttttaaagtccaattgttaaggcacaaaatacattttcagttgcacttttaaaaagaaaaataactattatgcagttttgcattgtgtattatagaaccagaatttaaattaataggcttcattttcatttgtattattcctttatttatttcattcaagatttatttttagttaaattgcattgttttgaatagtttatcaaggaattcttttgacaatgaaaaataaaaggaaaatagtaccgtattttctagtttttttcccaaaaaaaaaatttgtctacagtcccattttgtaaaataaatcataagagaatcgtatcgtgaacccagtatcgtgaatcgaatcgtatcgggagttgagtgaatcgttacatccctaacatatacacattctattggctgatcctaacaacagctcaaGGGTACGTTCAGtagcacaaatgtaaaacaattacaccacagtatattatatctatggagcagactcccgtccgctgtcagtgaatggacacagtcagttgttgatagccaatcagatatctttgattaataaaaaagcTCCCCTTGTAGTGGAAAGAGTGGGGCCAGTGGGGGGTTGGACAGTAGGTCAGCTGGGGAGGCACCGCCCGCAAAAGCGCCCCCATGGCACCGACACAGGCTTTAAATTTTCGGCGTTTCTGATCGCTTTCTCCtttttttagtttctgtttAGCGCTCCCACTGAGCTGCCTCtccatgtttgcattttttgtgtggCGTAGAGGTTGATTTGCGTCACCTGGCTTTAACCCGCCTGGCCCGAGGAGAGGGTCTCAGCTCACGGTCCCAGGCAGGTGCAGGGTTTCTGTGCAGTGCAACGGCTCCGGGCGGCGGACAGTTTACTATATAAGCAAGAGAAAGCCAGATATTTTCCTTATGCCGTCACTGCCCCGGCCCTTTAGAGGTCGCAGGCCCTTGGGCAAATGTAGAGTTGTTCATATGGTTAATCCGGCCTTGCTACGAGGAAAAAACATGAGCAGTTGCCTAATACTTCAAAtcagtctttctttcttttataattaaatattgtattttttgattatttcaaaATAGATATTGATTAAATAGTTTTAGATTTTTCACATAGAATGCTGTGGCCATGGGAAACTCATGAATTTAATACCGCGACACGTGTTCCTGTTCATCAAGCATCTATCTACagttttacatgatttttgcactttaaaacgTAATAAATGTTGAATAGTTAGCCTCTCtcaaataataagaaaataaaaaaatagaaccaGCGATTTATCCAGAAGTCATTTATAATGAATACCTATGGTCCcatataattccagcaagttcataggaagtatgtctttctattaaaaaaaaaaaagtgggaggttaagtagctttttcatggatggtttacatgggagcttaaattcctctttaattcagaatgaaagttaaatcctctttaaactgaccttgtaaacactcaattcctaatgcaaattctGAGTCatcatgactacctgtcaacattgagctatcatataaaacaattttatgaaatatttcaTGAACGGTATTATTACAGTCCAAAATTTTTTGACGTTGCACACTTTTGAATCAAGCAGCAGCCacgttgaaagtctcaggtcaatctgagcctaaTTTGCAGAGATGTTTAaggaacacagacagacagacagacggagattccttgctttatagatagatagatagatggatagatagatagatagattttgGTTTCATacattcagacaactttttcatgaaatttactttgagaTTTCCTTTAAAagtgactttgatctcctgacatgttttgactgcaaactgtcagtcttcctcagaggcatctagacATCCCAGTTCTTCCTGGGCGTGGCTAACCtgaagaaaaatgaaacaaaccaaAACTCTGGATCAAAGACACCATCGAGATCAGGAAGCGGAGCTTTAACATCAACAGGAATGAGGGAACATCAGgtgacagggggcgtggccagcctgagagAACCCCCAGGTTGGCCACGcccaaaaaaaactcataaggacaaatgaaagcaatcagtagatgctttgatgcttttctTATGAAAGAACTCATAGGGATACAttaaagcaatcagtagatgcctctgaggaagactgacagttgacagtcgaaacatgtcaggagatcaaagtaaatttcctgaaaaaagttgtctgaataaatgaaaccttaacatattataccGATGTACCTacaacagtaaaaatgaaaacagaaaagcagtctccatcaaaacatttgtataaaacattagcaacagaataaaaatacacaggagTCTCTCTTTGTGGAGTAGGGGGTGTTTGCTCCAACTTCCCTCAACACTCCAAACTCCTCTCTGTAATAGGTTCATTGTATTTTCTGACCATGCTGTCAGAGTAAGCTACGTGTGTGTTACTCTCTCTGATTGTCTGTCCTTGTGTGTTAGACCTTGGGAGAATAGTTTCTATCATTCATACTTTTGTCTGTATCACCATCAATAGAAAAGTGTGGTTTTATGAAAATGTTTGGTTGacaacattttttgtttatgaATGTAATATTTAGACAGATTTTAAATTTAACAAACACCCAACACGAGCACTTGTTAAATCTGCCTTATAGATTGTTTCATCCATACTTCAGATGTCTGGGACTATCTGTTTGTCTAACTATATTTACTCAGTGATGTGCGTATTCATGTCAAACAGGAGATAAAGTTTGGACGCCTGAACGGCGTGCACTTATCATTCACAGGCTCAACCATGGTGATGTCATGAACAGATTCTCATTAATGAGTCAGCACATTCATACTGTTGCACACTGTAGTTATTTATGAAATGTCAGTGCTTCTTATTAAGTGAAATACCTCATTATTTtctatttgaaacaaaactaaTTACATTCTGAAATCTAAACTCTCACATGCAATCCTTGAAACTACAATAAAGCCACAAGACAACCATAAATATacaatcatttattattattattatttttacaatagtgtgtgtgtgtgtccatctatATAATGGAAACTGCTGTTAGGAAAAGTTATGCTTCAAATTATATAAGAGTTCCTAAGTGAGGGAGGAGTTACATTTATCTCTCCTATATGAACTTTGAAGTCAAAATTAGATGCACTTGTGAGCATTCTCATAAAACTGCAGATCGGTTGTGTTTTAACACGCAGTTAATCAACAATCAGTTAAACTATACGAACACagacattaattttttttggtaaaaataattcttttttttttttgtactttaaatGGAGGCTTAAAATCCCccaaattagttttttaaaatctcaCTTTGGATTTTTGATTTCTGGTCTTCTGCTTCTGATGAACAACAGCAAGGGTAGTGAAGAAGTTTCCCATGAACAAAACAAGGAAACAGAACCCACACATGGAGATCTGGCATGACAAAGCACAAAgacaaagaaagagaaaattaTAACAATTTTATCACCAGaaaatttgagtatttttgaaTGCTGAATATTTGTTTGATACAATAATATTTTAGGTAACAGCAGAGCCTGGCGGCTGTTGAGGCACGGACCTGCCATTCTTTGCATTCGGGGAGTTGACTCATTCTGAACAGGGAGATGCTGATGAAGAGCTGCCAGAACTGGAAGACAAAACATTGAAACTCAGGATTTGTTTAGGGAATGTATGCCATTTCAACCCATGACTCTAtaaattttagtcaaaaaaccTGTCTAATGacgtttggaaaaaaaaaaaaagaagaaaaacttttTGTGACTCgtacattttttattgtatgtgAGAAATGCTGATTACAACCTGTCAGTGTAACAGAGTTTACTCACATGACCAAAAAACAGGAAGGGTAAGAGAAAGGTCAGCCCTTTCCACATCCACGACTGAAATCCCTCTGTAAAGAGGAAGAGACAAAAATTGAATctgcagaaaaaatattttctaaccAAACATTCATCCAACATGATGAAGATTGTGTCCTTGGTGTTTTACACTGTATCTCACCCACGGTCAGATCCATGTTGTGTCTTTCGCCCAGTGCTCTGAGTCTGTACAGACATCCACTCTGATAATAGCACTGCAGACACTGAACAAAGCCTGTGGGTTTCAGGTGAAACAAAGGCTCATTACGTTTGGTTTAATGTTAAAAACTTTAaactaatataataaataaaacccacTATGATCTCACTTTGGTATAGGGAATAAGCAAGAAACTGGTTTCTGAATATCTTGTTCAGGTTTCCCTCAGGCCTGTGGAAGGAGGATGTACATTCAATACATTTAATAGACTTTTGTCAGGTATTTGTCTTTTAATTCAAGGTGTAATTCATCAACACATACCACGTCAGCATCACACCAGACAGGAACGCAGATACATAGTGATGAAAAACCCACCATCCTTTGATCCTGGAATCCAAAACACAAAGTCTAGTATACATATAGGTGAACCTATTATACAAACTGCATGTgtggtaaataaatataacacaaataaagaatTAGGATTTTTTAAGGTTTAACACAGGCTCAACTCTCATAATTGCAACACACAGTAAACAATATCTTCCACTTGTAGCCTTTTAAAATAAGAGTCCATAGATAAAATATCctttgattttaattattagttaGCTACTGAATACTGTAAATGCTCGCTTCAAGTTAAGACAAAGTTGTGCTCATAATCACATCTACAATAATGGCTTCAggaataattcaattcaattcaactttatttgtatagcacaaattacaacaaagtaatctcaatgaataatatgaatagaaACATTTATGTGGCAAAAGGTTGAGAAAACGTCCCGTGCTGACCTGGAACCATTAGTGATGAGGATGCTCTCTCTAATGGTTAATGTACAGTAGTACCACAGCAGCAGGAAGTTAAGGATTGCATCAAgaaatctacaaaaaaaaaaaaaaaaaatgaaaatcatgtTAAATTGTGTAAATAACTACGTCAAGAGACCGAGGTGAGTACCTGAAAGTAGCTGTTAAATGTTTACCATACCTGTAGCTCACAAAGAAATAGCAAATGAAGGAGAGAAGCAGCAACATGACGGTGAGGCATAGCTTGAATTTCTCATATTCATCTTTGTAGGCAAACCTGACaaagatgacatttaaaaaaaataataata is a window of Gouania willdenowi chromosome 13, fGouWil2.1, whole genome shotgun sequence DNA encoding:
- the tmem120ab gene encoding transmembrane protein 120A-like, with translation MSLSLVNVLEEWKCLEEEYQKLQETHRVYLQKLGEVTKLQNNCSSSIFHQRKRLKEISNQVNKCCKDSSETLGEIKEKIKTRANAFSEMEAFLPNRNGLYLSLVLGNVNVTLLSKQAKFAYKDEYEKFKLCLTVMLLLLSFICYFFVSYRFLDAILNFLLLWYYCTLTIRESILITNGSRIKGWWVFHHYVSAFLSGVMLTWPEGNLNKIFRNQFLAYSLYQSFVQCLQCYYQSGCLYRLRALGERHNMDLTVEGFQSWMWKGLTFLLPFLFFGHFWQLFISISLFRMSQLPECKEWQISMCGFCFLVLFMGNFFTTLAVVHQKQKTRNQKSKVRF